Proteins found in one Aethina tumida isolate Nest 87 chromosome 1, icAetTumi1.1, whole genome shotgun sequence genomic segment:
- the LOC109607938 gene encoding uncharacterized protein LOC109607938 has product MSQRGGGDADNRQDVVTRQVCCLCGSQRSILIKAALSGMIGGFMGGILAYFLSQQIAHLIAVPKPEPPSYFQTIIDSPDTFVLDVMELYNIYIIIKSIFLTDLM; this is encoded by the exons aTGTCTCAGCGTGGCGGTGGCGATGCAGACAACCGTCAGGACGTGGTGACCCGTCAAGTTTGTTGCTTGTGTGGGTCACAACGGAGCATATTGATAAAAG CTGCACTGTCCGGCATGATTGGGGGATTTATGGGCGGAATACTTGCGTACTTTCTCAGCCAGCAAATAGCCCACTTAATTGCAGTGCCCAAGCCGGAGCCACCATCTTACTTTCAGACT attattgaTTCTCCTGATACTTTTGTATTGGATGTAATGGAAttgtataacatttatattattataaaaagcatttttttaactgatttaATGTAA